A region of Necator americanus strain Aroian chromosome I, whole genome shotgun sequence DNA encodes the following proteins:
- a CDS encoding hypothetical protein (NECATOR_CHRI.G1697.T2) — translation MEWSDVFAARIDQLKAQLDTPKGAHKRHSRNLRTSWMTNGRMGVVRRCCKSYLTPQSGAAVALAVGQLWWRDFVSAGSTMPQRCPASSPVLGPRLQAKARAYPRSDAHCPRLGNVADMRGLPARGRSRPKKLVRRRQQHPVRLATLNLGTLTGRSRELADSLRKRRVDICCLQETRWKGSKARELGDGYKLIYHGTSNRNGVGIILNESFRNSVTAMDRLSDRLMAVKVDTGEVELRVVSAYAPQMGCSEERRRAFGKIWSRDFNGHVGSRKDGFESCHGGYGYGARNDDGLRILEYAVASDLIIANTQYRKRKSHLITYTSGGRETQMISGCYADEIADFCRIQKSSL, via the exons ATGGAATGGagtgatgtgttcgctgcacggatagACCAGCTGaaagctcagctggatacgccTAAAGGAGCTCATAAACGTCATTCACggaacttgagaacatcttggatgacaaatG GAAGAATGGGTGTTGTTCGAcgctgctgcaaatcctacctcacgcctcaaagcggcgcagcggtggccctggccgtcgggcagctatggtggcgagacttcgtctcggcaggttcaaccatgccacaaaggtgtccggctagtagcccggtccttgggccaaggctacaaGCTA aagctagggcgtaccccagaagcgacgcgcattgtcctcgcctgGGCAATGTGGCagatatgcgagggctaccggctagaggacgaagccggccaaagaagttagtccgccgtcgccagcaacatccagtgcgcttggcaacacttaaccttgggacgcttactggaagaagtcgtgaactggcagacagtctcagaaaacgccgtgttgacatatgttgtttacaggagactcgctggaaaggctccaaggcaagggaattaggcgatggctacaagctgatctaccacggcacatcaaatcgcaacggcgttggtatcatattgaacgagtcgtttagaaatagcgtcacagcgatggatcgactatcggatcgcttgatggctgtaaaagtagatacaggagaagtggaattgcgagtcgtctctgcttatgcgccacagatgggctgtagtgaagagagaaggcgtgcttttgggaagatctggagca gagacttcaacggacatgtcggttcccggaaagacggattcgagagttgtcatggtggatacggctatggagctcgtaacgacgacgggttgcgaatcctggagtatgctgttgcaagtgacttgatcattgctaacacgcagtatcggaaaagaaaatcgcatttgatcacgtacaccagcggcggtcgtgaaacacaaatgatttctggatgttacgccgacgagatcgccgacttctgcaggattcaaaagtcatccctatag
- a CDS encoding hypothetical protein (NECATOR_CHRI.G1699.T1) translates to MALSFYGLLEAALLILNGIAILHRERFLKKYGFAVPTHSFESDSGSIKTQLISLILAVQTVMRMPLIGINIAVIAFKLILG, encoded by the exons ATGGCCTTGTCTTTCTACGGGCTCTTGGAGGCGGCGTTGCTTATTCTTAACGGTATCGCTATTCTTCATCGCGAACGTTTCCTAAAGAAG TACGGGTTTGCCGTTCCCACGCATTCGTTTGAGTCTGACTCCGGTTCGATAAAGACTCAACTGATCAGTCTTATTTTGGCGGTTCAGACTGTTATGCGTA TGCCTCTTATTGGCATTAACATTGCTGTCATTGCGTTCAAACTCATTCTTGGATAA
- a CDS encoding hypothetical protein (NECATOR_CHRI.G1698.T1): MVKLDGNAVLEYATFKVPYEELNMEFRRGHKNMERVGAGLKRSVTSLRSALSEKDGCVSVTTTREAFRDFKLKLEQLDVAKREAVRKQRQFINSMQSRIQFLRNEDISREKTQRDLEMWRRDRQQVARLICSQMLRCGHVESAKALAHEMEISNMVDLEVFTKVERVVNALLSKDTNPCLEWVGEHRSKLRRMDSKLEQVVRVQNAVELVRDGRVKDALMYIRKHLGSSKDGWCEDAMKLMGLIALRSHNDIPAYKELLSDQRWQKLADLFREEVFALYQLPRQSAFAMCLQCGLSAYKTPHCSPGGVERCPTCQPCAYALAEGLPYAHTVNSRLICSYSGEALNEENHPMMMPDGRVYGEKAIRELQFSIIFNSL; encoded by the exons ATGGTCAAACTAGATGGCAACGCTGTATTGGAATATGCTACTTTCAAAGTTCCTTACGAGGAGCTCAATATGGAGTTTCGGCGAGGGCACAAG AACATGGAAAGAGTTGGTGCTGGGTTGAAGAGATCGGTAACTTCATTGCGCAGCGCCCTTTCAGAAAAGGATGGATGCGTCTCTGTAACAACT ACTCGTGAGGCATTCCGAGATTTCAAGTTAAAACTTGAACAACTCGATGTTGCAAAAAGAGAAGCTGTGAGAAAGCAAAGACAGTTCATTAATAGTATGCAGTCACGTATCCAATTTCTGCGAAACGAG GATATTTCGCGCGAAAAAACTCAGCGAGACCTTGAGATGTGGCGGCGCGATCGTCAACAAGTAGCACGGCTCATTTGCAGTCAGATGTTGAGATGTGGTCATGTAGAGAGTGCAAAGGCTTTGGCCCATGAAATGGAGATTTCCAACATGGTCGACTTGGAGGTGTTTACCAAGGTTGAGCGG GTTGTCAACGCTTTACTTAGCAAAGATACAAATCCTTGCCTGGAATGGGTTGGTGAGCATAGATCAAAGTTGAGGCGAATGGATAGCAAGCTGGAACAGGTTGTGCGAGTTCAG AATGCTGTGGAGCTTGTACGTGATGGTCGAGTAAAAGACGCACTGATGtacatcagaaaacatttaGGATCTTCGAAGGATGGATGGTGTGAGGACGCCATGAAG CTAATGGGCCTAATAGCTCTTCGCAGTCATAACGACATTCCGGCGTACAAAGAGCTTCTCAGTGATCAGCGTTGGCAAAAATTAGCAGATCTGTTCCGTGAAGAAGTATTCGCTTTATATCAG CTCCCACGTCAGTCTGCTTTCGCCATGTGCCTTCAGTGTGGTCTTAGCGCTTACAAAACTCCACACTGCTCCCCTGGTGGAGTGGAAAGATGTCCAACTTGTCAACCATGTGCCTATGCTTTAGCCGAAGGGCTTCCATACGCCCATACCGTCAATTCGAG ACTAATCTGCTCCTACTCTGGCGAGGCattaaacgaagaaaatcatCCCATGATGATGCCTGATGGAAGAGTATATGGAGAGAAGGCGATTCGTGAATTACAG ttttCCATCATCTTTAATTCactctag
- a CDS encoding hypothetical protein (NECATOR_CHRI.G1697.T1), with product MEWSDVFAARIDQLKAQLDTPKGAHKRHSRNLRTSWMTNGRMGVVRRCCKSYLTPQSGAAVALAVGQLWWRDFVSAGSTMPQRCPASSPVLGPRLQAKARAYPRSDAHCPRLGNVADMRGLPARGRSRPKKLVRRRQQHPVRLATLNLGTLTGRSRELADSLRKRRVDICCLQETRWKGSKARELGDGYKLIYHGTSNRNGVGIILNESFRNSVTAMDRLSDRLMAVKVDTGEVELRVVSAYAPQMGCSEERRRAFGKIWSNHVAAQHHLLVMDLKISRPRKRHPRTETQRIKWWNLKDRRSVIRLTAENTLGKTTLGKPKVQKATWFWNEEVQAAIREKKSKYKLWWRTRQLEDRGAYLAAKREAKKAVSKAKSDRYKVYDMLDTREGERAVYRLVRARHRSTLDMEHTKIVKGADGAVLRRSGQILERWREYYNHLCNEEFCHPPIPTVPSVEGPVLPITAVEVSAALAKMKSNKATGPDDIPVDIWKLLGDRGSMWLATLFNKIVTEGRTPDVWQTSVTVPVWKGKGDIADCTSYRPIRLLCHTMKVFERVLEARLRKIVSVSLNQCGFVKDCSTINAIHAVRILLEKHREKNRSVHLAFLDLEKAFDRVPHELLWMSMRSLEYRRICGWTKLLYAKPTSAVRCAVGTSRPFPVRVGKQHPWTLLFANDVMLASESRDDLQKQVQSWKDQLQQCGLRLNTSKTEYMECGPRIEDGSIRVDGTELNKVNCFKYLGSKVTSTGDIDPEGRARVNAAWMKWKMAAGVLCDKKVPVRLKSKIYRTVVRPVALYGCECWPTTKALERVLHAMEMRMLRWTIGVTLKEKVSNDTVRSIFGVVPITEKMKEARLRWFGHVLRREEDSVAKTALKLDVSGVRPRGRPKIRWLDRVKLDMIDARLCTADAMDRTKWKTRSRKADPATTRDKR from the exons ATGGAATGGagtgatgtgttcgctgcacggatagACCAGCTGaaagctcagctggatacgccTAAAGGAGCTCATAAACGTCATTCACggaacttgagaacatcttggatgacaaatG GAAGAATGGGTGTTGTTCGAcgctgctgcaaatcctacctcacgcctcaaagcggcgcagcggtggccctggccgtcgggcagctatggtggcgagacttcgtctcggcaggttcaaccatgccacaaaggtgtccggctagtagcccggtccttgggccaaggctacaaGCTA aagctagggcgtaccccagaagcgacgcgcattgtcctcgcctgGGCAATGTGGCagatatgcgagggctaccggctagaggacgaagccggccaaagaagttagtccgccgtcgccagcaacatccagtgcgcttggcaacacttaaccttgggacgcttactggaagaagtcgtgaactggcagacagtctcagaaaacgccgtgttgacatatgttgtttacaggagactcgctggaaaggctccaaggcaagggaattaggcgatggctacaagctgatctaccacggcacatcaaatcgcaacggcgttggtatcatattgaacgagtcgtttagaaatagcgtcacagcgatggatcgactatcggatcgcttgatggctgtaaaagtagatacaggagaagtggaattgcgagtcgtctctgcttatgcgccacagatgggctgtagtgaagagagaaggcgtgcttttgggaagatctggagca accatgtcgctgcccaacaccatctgctcgttatggacttgaaaatctcccgtccaaggaagagacatccaaggactgaaacacagcgcatcaaatggtggaatctgaaggatcgaaggag cgttatacgcttgaccgcggaaaacactctgggaaagacgactctaggtaagccaaaggtacaaaaggctacgtggttttggaacgaggaagttcaggcggcaattcgtgagaagaagtccaagtataagctctggtggaggacgcgtcagcttgaagatcggggtgcttacctagcggcgaagagggaggctaagaaggcagtctccaaggcgaagtcggaccgctacaaggtgtacgacatgcttgataccagagaaggcgagcgggcagtgtatcgtttagtcagagcacgtcatcgctcaacgttggatatggagcacaccaagatcgttaagggagctgatggagccgttctgcgccgctctggtcagatcctggagaggtggcgagagtactacaatcacttgtgtaacgaagagttctgtcatcctcccatcccaaccgttcccagcgtcgagggtcctgttctaccaattactgctgtcgaagtcagtgctgccctcgcaaaaatgaagtcgaacaaggcaaccggtcctgatgacatacctgttgatatctggaagctgctaggagatcgagggtccatgtggctcgcaactctatttaacaagatcgttacagaaggacggactccagacgtttggcaaacttccgtgaccgtgcctgtctggaaagggaaaggagacattgccgactgcacctcgtacaggcctatacgactgctctgccatacgatgaaggtttttgagcgtgtcctggaagctcgtctgaggaaaattgttagcgtttcactcaaccagtgcggttttgtgaaggactgtaGCACTATAAacgctatccatgctgtccgaatcctcctggagaaacatcgagagaagaaccgcagtgtgcatcttgcttttctcgatctcgagaaagctttcgaccgtgtcccacatgagctgttatggatgtccatgaggtcgctaGAGTACCGAAGAATATGTgggtggacgaagctgctttatgcgaagcctaccagcgctgtacgatgtgctgttggaacaagcaggccattccctgtacgagtaggg aagcagcatccgtggactctactctttgccaacgatgtcatgctcgcgtcggagtctcgagatgatcttcagaaacaagtgcagtcttggaaggatcagctgcaacaatgtggattgcgcctcaacacatcaaaaactgagtacatggagtgcggaccaaggatagaggacggttcaattcgtgttgatggcaccgaattaaacaaggtgaactgtttcaagtaccttggatccaaagtgacttccacaggcgacattgatccagaaggtcgagcacgtgttaatgctgcatggatgaaatggaaaatggcagcAGGGGTACtatgcgacaagaaagtccctgttcgactgaagtcgaagatctacaggacggttgtgcgtcctgttgccctttacggatgcgagtgctggccgacaacgaaagccttggaaagagtgctgcacgctatggagatgcggatgttgaggtggacgataggtgtaacgctaaaagagaaagtatccaacgacactgtgcgctccatcttcggtgtcgtcccgataactgagaagatgaaggaggcgcgactgagatggtttggtcacgtattgcggcgggaggaagattctgttgccaaaaccgctctgaagctcgacgtttcaggagtgaggccgcgcgggaggccaaagattcgctggttagaccgtgtgaagctggatatgatagatgcacgtttgtgtacggctgatgcaatggatagaaccaaatggaagacaagaagcagaaaagcggaccctgcaacaacgcgggacaaacgctag